The following proteins are encoded in a genomic region of Arachis ipaensis cultivar K30076 chromosome B02, Araip1.1, whole genome shotgun sequence:
- the LOC110268739 gene encoding uncharacterized protein LOC110268739, with amino-acid sequence MQEMTSPSVSKNRNGLGSMLQVNLQQAYNDDMMKNSNDESSNSNSSPYYKGLTDQSLAIFAPSSPPHHATIPCYPITPLPHLSSSGSGAQGQSPYYKGLTDYSLVIGSWSSHNPTSTNPSYHPQSSPYYRGLTDFSLVLHDHPQETAIDPNDLVLIQEGIIDATDEEEKPLRERVTVTPDDDDLQDTRTNEDIYHHHQEITSLQEDPNAYQYEWATKHQPQTLEEFICNSDKALQLQALVREGCGCNHFIFEGPPNVGKRSMIRAMLRDLFGPQRLQVLFVEKR; translated from the exons atgcAGGAAATGACAAGCCCAAGTGTATCGAAGAATCGCAACGGCCTTGGTTCCATGTTACAAGTGAATTTGCAGCAGGCATATAATGATGACATGATGAAAAATAGTAATGATGAATCCTCTAACAGTAACAGCAGTCCCTACTACAAAGGCCTCACCGATCAATCCCTTGCCATCTTTGCACCTTCATCTCCACCTCATCATGCTACCATTCCTTGCTACCCTATTACTCCTCTTCCTCACCTCTCATCATCCGGATCTGGGGCGCAGGGGCAAAGTCCGTACTACAAGGGTCTTACCGATTATTCCCTTGTTATTGGTTCTTGGAGCAGCCACAATCCTACTTCCACCAATCCATCATACCACCCTCAGTCTAGCCCTTACTACAGGGGCCTCACGGATTTCTCCCTTGTCCTTCACGATCATCCTCAGGAGACAGCGATTGATCCCAATGACTTAGTACTGATCCAAGAAGGGATTATTGATGCCACCGATGAAGAAGAGAAGCCATTGAGGGAGAGAGTGACAGTAACACCGGATGATGATGATTTACAAGACACAAGGACGAATGAGGatatttatcatcatcatcaggaaATAACATCACTACAAGAGGACCCAAATGCATACCAATATGAATGGGCAACCAAACACCAGCCCCAAACCTTGGAAGAATTCATCTGCAACTCTGATAAAGCACTCCAACTCCAAGCATTA GTAAGAGAGGGTTGTGGCTGTAATCATTTTATATTTGAGGGACCCCCCAACGTAGGAAAGAGATCCATGATCCGGGCTATGCTTCGCGACCTATTCGGCCCTCAGAGACTGCAGGTGCTATTTGTTGAAAAAAGATAG